A window of Dorea formicigenerans contains these coding sequences:
- a CDS encoding peptidoglycan recognition protein family protein, with protein MKRNRKRRTLSTTKKKRKTQRNIRLGFLILGIVLVVMLIIKINNPGFFSNKYYEVDTKAVDASKPDIDVELLTPNPYSRSQEKTDKITGIVIHYTANPGATAIGNRNYFEGLKDSHETKASSNFVVGLNGEIVQCIPTWEVAYASNDRNYDTVSIECCHPDATGKFNDATYRSMVQLTAWLCLKFNLTEEDVIRHYDVTGKICPKYFVENEGAWDQFRKDVKSAMAMNKNPE; from the coding sequence ATGAAGAGGAACAGAAAAAGAAGAACTCTAAGCACGACAAAGAAGAAAAGAAAGACCCAGCGGAATATCCGGCTGGGTTTTCTTATTCTTGGAATTGTGCTAGTGGTCATGTTGATTATAAAAATAAATAATCCGGGATTTTTTTCCAATAAGTATTATGAGGTGGATACGAAAGCAGTGGATGCATCAAAGCCTGATATTGACGTGGAGCTTCTGACACCGAATCCATATTCCAGATCGCAGGAGAAGACAGACAAGATTACAGGGATTGTTATTCACTATACAGCTAATCCTGGAGCAACGGCTATAGGTAACCGGAATTATTTTGAAGGGTTAAAAGACAGTCACGAGACGAAAGCCAGCAGTAATTTCGTGGTGGGACTGAACGGGGAGATCGTGCAGTGTATTCCGACCTGGGAAGTGGCGTATGCATCGAATGACAGGAATTATGATACAGTATCCATCGAATGTTGCCATCCGGATGCGACTGGAAAGTTTAATGATGCGACTTATCGTTCTATGGTCCAACTGACAGCGTGGCTTTGTCTGAAGTTCAACCTGACAGAAGAAGATGTGATCCGCCACTATGATGTGACTGGGAAAATTTGTCCGAAATATTTTGTGGAAAATGAAGGCGCATGGGATCAGTTCCGGAAAGATGTAAAGTCAGCTATGGCGATGAACAAGAATCCGGAATAG
- a CDS encoding shikimate kinase — protein MNDLEMYRESLALCDDKIIDALVERSKIVEKIMAYKEEYGMPILQPQQEAKQALRLEEKLNDNKYREEIMDIFECIRMNSKKIQARKLFDYNIVMIGFMGAGKSTVAEYLSTMFAMEVVEMDQEIVKEEGMSIPDIFATYGEEYFRNCETELLKKMQSRKNVLISCGGGVVLRECNVEQMKKNGRVVLLTASPEEVYERVKDSDDRPVLAGRKNVKGIAELMEARREKYEAAADIIVNTDHKTVLQVCEELVQRLTEMDGE, from the coding sequence ATGAATGATTTGGAAATGTACAGAGAGAGTCTGGCGCTTTGTGATGATAAGATTATTGATGCACTTGTTGAAAGAAGTAAAATAGTAGAAAAAATCATGGCATATAAAGAGGAATATGGTATGCCGATTTTACAGCCGCAGCAGGAGGCAAAACAGGCCTTGAGACTGGAAGAAAAGCTGAATGATAATAAGTACAGAGAAGAGATTATGGATATCTTTGAATGTATCCGTATGAACAGCAAGAAGATTCAGGCAAGAAAGTTATTCGATTACAATATTGTAATGATCGGATTTATGGGAGCTGGAAAATCAACAGTGGCAGAGTATTTAAGTACCATGTTTGCCATGGAAGTTGTAGAGATGGATCAGGAAATTGTGAAAGAGGAAGGAATGAGCATTCCGGATATTTTTGCAACTTATGGCGAAGAATATTTCCGTAACTGTGAGACAGAACTCCTAAAGAAAATGCAGAGCCGCAAAAATGTACTCATTTCCTGCGGAGGCGGAGTTGTACTTCGAGAATGCAATGTAGAACAGATGAAGAAGAATGGAAGAGTAGTTCTTCTGACTGCCAGTCCGGAGGAAGTTTATGAGCGCGTGAAAGATTCCGACGACAGACCGGTTCTCGCAGGACGGAAGAATGTAAAAGGTATTGCAGAATTGATGGAGGCACGTCGTGAAAAATATGAGGCAGCCGCCGATATTATTGTCAATACGGATCACAAGACTGTTCTTCAGGTGTGTGAAGAGTTAGTACAGAGACTGACAGAAATGGATGGAGAGTAA
- a CDS encoding YqeG family HAD IIIA-type phosphatase, whose product MFDRFFPDRYVASTYVIDFEKLYEEGYRGLIFDIDNTLVPHGAPADARAIALFDRLKKIGFKCCLISNNQEPRVKMFNEPIQVDYVYNAHKPSTKNYRKAMEIMGTDETNSVFIGDQLFTDVWGAKRTGISNILVKPIHPKEEIQIVLKRYLEKIVLYFYARSKKQAKK is encoded by the coding sequence ATGTTTGACAGATTTTTCCCGGATAGATATGTGGCTTCCACATATGTGATTGATTTTGAAAAATTATATGAAGAAGGATATCGTGGCCTGATCTTTGATATTGACAATACACTTGTACCGCATGGAGCACCGGCTGATGCGAGGGCAATCGCACTCTTTGACAGATTAAAAAAGATTGGATTTAAATGTTGTCTCATTTCCAATAATCAGGAGCCGCGTGTAAAGATGTTCAATGAGCCGATTCAAGTAGATTATGTGTACAATGCGCACAAGCCATCAACAAAGAATTACCGGAAGGCTATGGAGATTATGGGAACTGATGAGACAAACAGTGTGTTTATCGGAGATCAGTTATTTACGGATGTCTGGGGCGCAAAAAGAACGGGGATTTCCAATATTCTTGTGAAACCGATTCACCCAAAAGAAGAGATTCAGATTGTGCTGAAGAGATATTTGGAGAAGATTGTGTTGTATTTTTATGCAAGAAGTAAGAAACAGGCGAAAAAATAG
- the efp gene encoding elongation factor P gives MADAYIEKGTTYEIDGKVYECLEFLHVKPGKGSAFVRTKLKDVINGGVVERTFNPSKDVLKKAFIERKTMQYSYVDGNLYYFMDNETFEQIPVDSEDVGDSLKFVKEGTDVTLKSYQGKVFAIDPPTTVELLITESEPGVKGNTATGATKPAIVETGAQVMVPLFVNEGEVIKIDTRSGEYLSRA, from the coding sequence ATGGCTGATGCTTATATTGAAAAAGGTACGACGTATGAGATCGACGGAAAGGTATATGAATGTCTGGAATTCTTACATGTAAAACCAGGTAAAGGTTCTGCTTTCGTCCGTACAAAACTGAAAGATGTTATCAACGGTGGTGTTGTTGAGAGAACATTTAACCCATCTAAAGATGTATTAAAGAAAGCATTTATCGAGAGAAAGACAATGCAGTATTCCTATGTTGACGGAAACCTGTATTACTTCATGGACAACGAGACATTCGAGCAGATTCCGGTTGATTCTGAGGATGTTGGAGATAGCTTGAAGTTCGTAAAAGAAGGAACAGACGTAACTCTGAAATCATATCAGGGTAAAGTATTTGCAATTGACCCACCGACAACTGTTGAGCTTCTGATCACAGAGTCTGAGCCGGGCGTAAAAGGTAACACAGCAACAGGTGCTACAAAACCGGCTATCGTTGAGACTGGTGCGCAGGTTATGGTTCCTCTGTTCGTTAATGAGGGAGAGGTCATCAAGATTGATACACGTTCCGGCGAGTATCTTTCAAGAGCATAA
- a CDS encoding DUF5688 family protein, producing MDYKQFLETVEKKVRENMGTHIRVSTRTVKKNNGTERSGLLIEDDSTNISPTIYLEEYYQQFLSGKGVDKIAKEVADLYEDLKVDRPWDEQKLGEYDKIKEKVIYRLIGREANEELLQEVPYVPYLDLAIIFCVLFEAGDYGMATMMIRNRHLKLWHVTKEDIYHQARYNTWHELPGEFLTMSDLIAELTGIKEKCPEEPMYVLTNQIRNYGASAILYPDRLAGISLCLKENFYVVPSSVHEMIIVPESASPGRRMLTEMLREVNETQVPDEDILSDHVYYYDRKERRLRL from the coding sequence ATGGATTATAAGCAGTTTTTAGAGACAGTAGAGAAAAAAGTAAGAGAGAACATGGGGACACACATCAGAGTCAGCACACGTACCGTGAAGAAGAATAACGGAACCGAGCGGAGCGGGCTTCTGATTGAGGATGACAGTACGAATATTTCACCGACCATCTATCTGGAAGAATATTATCAACAGTTCCTTAGTGGCAAAGGAGTTGATAAGATTGCAAAAGAAGTGGCCGATTTGTATGAGGATTTGAAAGTTGACCGGCCGTGGGATGAGCAGAAGCTTGGAGAATACGACAAAATCAAGGAAAAAGTGATTTATCGTCTGATTGGTCGTGAGGCAAATGAAGAACTCCTTCAGGAAGTGCCATATGTGCCATATCTTGATCTGGCAATTATCTTTTGTGTACTTTTTGAAGCAGGAGATTATGGCATGGCGACAATGATGATCCGTAACCGGCATCTGAAACTGTGGCATGTGACAAAAGAGGACATTTATCATCAGGCAAGATATAATACATGGCATGAACTTCCGGGAGAATTTCTGACTATGAGTGATCTGATTGCGGAACTTACAGGAATAAAGGAGAAATGTCCGGAAGAACCTATGTATGTATTGACGAATCAGATACGCAATTATGGAGCATCAGCAATTCTGTATCCAGACAGACTTGCAGGTATCAGTTTATGTCTTAAAGAGAATTTCTATGTGGTTCCAAGTAGTGTCCATGAGATGATCATAGTGCCGGAGAGTGCTTCGCCGGGACGGAGAATGCTGACAGAGATGTTACGAGAAGTCAATGAGACACAGGTACCGGACGAAGATATTTTG